The window TTTTAGACTTCACTTGGTGACCTGGACCGGTAGGTCTTGTTGGTCTGAAAGCAGCCACAAAGAAGCACGTAGAGGGAACGCTGGATCTCTGCGTTCCTGTAGGCGTAGATGATGGGGTTGATCATGGAGTTGTATGTGGCTGGCAGCAGTGTAGCGTATGTGTACACTGACGGATACTCCCTCTCGCCTACCAGGCAGTAGATGGCGAAGGGCAGCCAGCTGGCGCCAAATGTCCCCAAGATGATTGCCAGAGTGGAGACCCCCTTCTTGGTGACGACGTAATGCGACGTGGCAAAAAAGTGCTGCTGGAGGGCGATCTGGTGCGCGTGGTGGCACACGATCTTGCAGATCTTGAAGTAGAGGCTCAGCATGAGTATGAAGATGACAAAAAAGGAGGTGGCGAGGAGAGTGACCATGCTCCGGGTCAAAGGTCGGACGATGCTGCAGGAGTCCGGGTCGTCAAGGCAGTTCCAGCCGAGCACCGGCAGCAAGCCCAAAAACAGGGACACCCCCCAAGTCCCCAGTAGCATCAGATGTACGTACTGCAGCGTCTTCTCTGAGAAGTATGTCAGGGCGTTGTAGAGGGAGAAGTAGCGGTCCACAGTTATGGCCAAAAGGCTGCTGATGGACGCCGTGAAGGAGGCCACCAGGAAGCCTACAGTGATAAGGCTGATAGTCTCAGAGGAGATCACGTACTGAAATACAAAGTTCAGGATTAATCCCATGCCGGCCAGCAGGTCCGCTGTGGCCAGGCTCCCGATCAGCACAAACATGGGAGTCCTGAGCGTCGGTGTGTAGAAGATGATTGCTACCACTATGGCGTTTTCACAGGCGATGATGGTGCCCGACATGCAGAGCATGATGTCCCACGGGTTGATGGAGAAGTCTAACGGGGCGGTGGAGAACTCCAGGCTGCTGTTGAGCTCTGGAGAGTCAGCCTCCATCCACGAGGGAGCTTCTCCAGCCACAGGACTCGCAAAGGAGTCGTTCACCACCTGCGACTCGTTCATGTCTCCGAGCTGTCGTCTTTTTGTCCTGCAGGAGAACAAGTAGATCGGTTTGTTAATGATAATGTGAAGGCAAATTCTCTTTTCACAAGTGTCTTTTTTAAGGAGGATTTGGTAATGTTTCAAGCATGGTGTTTGCTTGCAATTGACTAGAAATGAAGCTTAAACTGATCTTTAAGTCATTCAAAAGCACAAATGCCCAATGCAAAAAATGCACATCTAcctacatgcatacatacatatcaCTACAGCATGATGAATTTAAATGTAACTAAAGCAGTAGAGGCTCAAACTATAGTCATTTTGTAGAAAACCTGTTGCAGGAGTCATACAAAAATGACAAGGAAAATCCACcctaaaacagttttttttttgtcatttctatAGTATCTGCTGTACAGCTCACTTTTAATTTGTCAATTTGAGTTGCACAGCAAAGAAACAGACTGTAATGACGGATTCATCTGCAATTTGAAGTCTGTAAATACTGAAGAAACTCTACGTGCATTGCACATATGAAAGCCCTGCGTCCAACTAAAACTAATTTAGATGGAATATCTAAAACAAAACTCCCTATTAAACTTGTAATGCTCTGATTTTTGGGCTTAAACAAACAGCTGCCTGTTAGATGTTGATTTCACAGCACCAAAACCACCAGCATGGTGCAATTTAAATTCTGTTTTAGGGTGGATGTTCCCTTTACTGTAGTGAAGCAGaggagctgtccgtggtgctgaaatcACAGCAACTAAATACCATCAGAACTTAATTTACAGAtgagttttattctatttatgcTTAATAACTATagaattaatattattttcatcCACTAAGGAATATAAAAGTGTAATATATCTTGCTGTATCCCTCAAAATCAGATAATCACTCTGCTATCTTGGAGAGACAATTCaaagtaaaatacattttttttttccaaatatgaTTTCTGATAAAAGATTAGATACATACCTCAGTGACAAAACGGTGTGAGCTGCTGAGGTTGTCGCTGAAAATCGGAGCCCTTCGTCCAAAGTGTCTCAAAGACTCAAAGTAGAACAAAAAGGATGCAAACGGAttgtccctctttctttctcttttgctcCTTTTGGACCCTCCTCAAGTGAAGCCCTTGATTTTGTTGTGCTTCCCACGCATGGGACAGACACCCAGGGCAGGGGTGATGTGAAGCATTGGCTGGTGTTCAGCTCAGTGAGGAGATGCTGAAtgtgaggatggaggaggagagagcaagaggtaggaggagagaagaggggacCGATG is drawn from Sebastes umbrosus isolate fSebUmb1 chromosome 18, fSebUmb1.pri, whole genome shotgun sequence and contains these coding sequences:
- the LOC119477293 gene encoding G-protein coupled receptor 6: MNESQVVNDSFASPVAGEAPSWMEADSPELNSSLEFSTAPLDFSINPWDIMLCMSGTIIACENAIVVAIIFYTPTLRTPMFVLIGSLATADLLAGMGLILNFVFQYVISSETISLITVGFLVASFTASISSLLAITVDRYFSLYNALTYFSEKTLQYVHLMLLGTWGVSLFLGLLPVLGWNCLDDPDSCSIVRPLTRSMVTLLATSFFVIFILMLSLYFKICKIVCHHAHQIALQQHFFATSHYVVTKKGVSTLAIILGTFGASWLPFAIYCLVGEREYPSVYTYATLLPATYNSMINPIIYAYRNAEIQRSLYVLLCGCFQTNKTYRSRSPSEV